A window of the Miscanthus floridulus cultivar M001 chromosome 14, ASM1932011v1, whole genome shotgun sequence genome harbors these coding sequences:
- the LOC136504889 gene encoding uncharacterized protein gives MYPLAYGFIALETTDNWAWFMEQLKKAIGDPSLLAVCSDACKGLENAVKNVFPNAEQRECFYHVVKNFQRRYRGFGQIYHAARAYREDIFYDNIAKMVSESLEAAKWLQTNHKLLWYRCGFNPEIKCDYITSNVVESFNNWIRDHKDLPIADFADKIREMIMVLWNKRRNIAYRLPEGRILPAIMHQLKANTRGLGHLKIVPCSNWSAEVWDHSSRVERHIVKLHQRTCTCLQWQHTSKPCQHVLAYVTRQRRVDLEQFVHDYYSVNRFRAAYGREIEPMTDKTQWPQVDLPFLVGAPLAKLPIGRRRKLRRKGWMEGGHKKKGGEFTNEGEGEKGCDNDTALTNRKGKKMIRGPMSYKKCGEKGHRQASAKCSLNGTAKKRKCRQPRKNVTKATLGEPSTPRRPTREEILRDSLGRVTRSKLAMLLGEGTSSQTDTTSPVRMPTVIAPKKMSPKRKLHIG, from the exons ATGTATCCACTCGCTTATGGCTTCATAGCTTTAGAAACAACAGACAACTGGGCTTGGTTCATGGAACAATTAAAGAAGGCTATAGGTGATCCTTCACTCCTTGCTGTTTGTTCTGATGCTTGCAAGGGCTTGGAGAATGCAGTGAAGAATGTATTCCCAAATGCAGAACAAAGGGAATGCTTTTATCATGTTGTCAAAAATTTCCAGAGGAGATATAGAGGGTTTGGCCAGATATATCATGCGGCAAGGGCTTATAGAGAAGACATATTCTATGACAATATAGCAAAAATGGTAAGTGAATCATTAGAAGCAGCGAAATGGTTACAGACCAATCATAAGCTATTATGGTATAGGTGTGGTTTTAATCCAGAAATTAAGTGTGACTACATAACTAGTAATGTTGTTGAGTCAtttaataactggattagagaccATAAAGACTTACCTATTGCTGACTTTGCTGATAAGATTAGAGAAATGATCATGGTACTGTGGAACAAGAGAAGAAATATTGCATACAGGCTACCTGAAGGCAGGATACTTCCAGCTATTATGCATCAGCTAAAGGCAAATACTAGAGGCTTGGGACATTTGAAAATTGTACCATGTTCTAATTGGAGTGCAGAGGTGTGGGACCATAGCAGCAGAGTTGAGAGGCATATTGTCAAGTTACACCAAAGGACTTGTACATGTCTTCAATGGCAGCACACTAGTAAGCCATGTCAACATGTATTGGCCTATGTAACCCGCCAACGGAGAGTTGACCTTGAACAGTTTGTGCATGACTACTACTCGGTCAATAGATTCAGGGCTGCTTATGGAAGAGAGATTGAGCCGATGACAGACAAAACACAATGGCCACAAGTTGACCTACCATTTTTAGTTGGTGCACCTCTTGCTAAATTACCTATTGGAAGACGAAGGAAACTAAGAAGGAAGGGATGGATGGAAGGTGGCCACAAGAAGAAAGGTGGTGAATTTACCAACGAGGGTGAAGGTGAGAAGGGATGTGACAACGATACTGCTCTAACAAATAGAAAGGGAAAGAAGATGATCAGAGGACCTATGAGTTACAAAAAATGCGGAGAAAAAGGTCACAGGCAAGCTAGTGCCAAGTGCTCACTAAATGGGACAGCAAAAAAGAG GAAGTGTAGGCAACCTAGGAAGAATGTTACAAAAGCTACGCTAGGAGAACCTAGCACCCCACGGAGGCCGACCAGAGAAGAAATCCTACGGGATAGTCTAGGAAGGGTCACCAGAAG CAAGCTTGCGATGTTATTAGGAGAGGGCACATCTTCACAAACCGACACCACTAGTCCCGTGAGGATGCCTACCGTGATAGCACCAAAAAAgatgtctccaaagagaaagctACACATTGGATGA